The DNA segment GACATGATAATAAAGTCACCTTGTCGTCAACAAGAAGTGACAGTCCCATGTCATAGTGCCGTAAGACTTCGGCCGGATTTTGTGACGCAGGCGCAGAAGCTCAATCGATTCAGGACGCCATACTGACCGAATCAGCGTTTCGCCCAGACGCTTAATCATTGACGTGTGGGCTCCAGCACCGTGTTACCCTGGGTCCGGTGCTCTAGAGGATGGGCAGAAACTCCCGTCAGAAAGCCAACGGAATCCGAGTGCCGGTCTGTGCAGTCACGTTCCTTCATGAACctcatcgtcgacgatgcaACACCGAAGGGATGTTGCTGCACTCTGTCCCCGGGAATAGTCCGCCAAGCTTCTTTCATATCCGCGCTACTTCCGAAGTTTCATCAGAGGACAGCATATGCTCTTTCGAGTGTGGCTTTGCTGCATGTCAGGTGAAAGTCTTGCCAAGCAGTAAGGTTCGCCCCCAACTCATGGCACTTGATATGTTTCTTAACGTCTTACCAGGCCACGAGCTTTCATGGCCAATGATTTTGTATGGGACAAGGGACTCTGATCGTGCCAGACAGTACAGGCAGGCTGTGTCGACGAATATATCCGACAAGGTCTTCTATTGCTCCGGTTTTGTTCGTCCGACTTGGGAAACCAACTAATCATCACCAATGTCCGCCTACTTTGGGATCCGGAAATGCTCCTAGAGGCTTTTCCGCAACACAGAAGCCCATGTTGTGTTGGAGAGAAGCGGGGTCGGGAATAAGCTTCAACATGCATCACTCGTCCTCGGCAGCCAACGAACAGACAAGCATGCTGTCACAAATGCATTCTATGATCAACTCCACGAGCTCGAGCGTAAGGTGAAATTATATACAGCCATTCGTACGAATTCGATTTTCCACCTCTTGGCTAGCTGATAGCGTGAGACAAAGCGCCTAGTGCCATGCCTACAATTGAGAATACCGAGCTCCAGGATGCTCATCTTCGCAATGGAAAGAAGTGCATTCAATCAGATGTCTTGATAATCGGAGGCGGTTTTGGTGGCGCGTATGGACTCTGGAAGATGCGAAAGCTAGGGTTTCAGACCAAGTTACTAGAAGCGGGCAAGGAGTTCGGTGGAACATGGCATTGGAACAGCTACCCTGGCGCTCGTGTTGATTCCGAGATGCCATACTACTCGCTTTCGATCCCTGAAGTCTGGAAAACATGGAACTGGAAGGAACGCTTCCCTGGTCATGACGAGCTCAAGGCATATTTCAGACACGTTGACAAGACATTGGACTTGAGCAAGGATGCCTTCTTTAACTCAGTTGCAACAAGCATCAAACGTGAGGATGGGCTATGGGTCGTGCAAACAAGAGACGATCGTGTATTTCGGTCCACGTATTTGATTCTTGCGACCGGATCTTCTTACAAGAAACATTTGCCTGCTTTTCCTGGGTTGGACAACTATGGACGAGAGGTGATCCATGCTGCAGACTGGCCTATTGATGGTCTGGACgtgaagggcaagaaggtcgGAGTGGTCGGAAACGGAGCGACTGGCGTGCAACTAGTTCAGGAACTGGGCAAGCAGGACTGCGATTTGACCGTTCTAATCCGAACTCCGATCCACGCATTGCCTATGCGTCAGCGTAGATTCACgatcgaagagcaagaatCAACCAAATTGGCGTATCCCTATCTCTTCGAAGGTGCCCAGAACAGTCGAGCCGGTTTTCCTTTCAGAGGCCAAACCAAGTCATTCTGGGAGGCCACTgtggaagagcgcgaggctaTCATGGAAGAAGGATGGAATCGAGGAGGCTTCGCTTTCAATCAAACCACATATCGAGACTTTATCTGGGACCGCGGAGCCAACAAGGAGTTCTATAACTTCTGGGCCAAGAAGGTCCGTCAGCGCGTCACCGATCCTGTGAAGGCTCAGATTGTTGCACCCATTCCACAACAAGCATTGTTCGCCACGAAACGGCCCAGTCTAGAGCAAGATTACTATGATATCATCAACCGCTCAAATGTGACGCTCGTAGACTTGAAAGCGACGCCCATTGAACGATTCTCAGAAAGAGGCATTGTAGCAGGCAGGAAATTGCATGAGCTGGATCTTCTCGTCTTGGCCACTGGATACGATGCAGTGACTGGCAGCCTTCTCAACATGGGTCTCAAGGACGAGAATGGCGTACCTCTTGAGAACAAATGGAAGGATGGCGTGCGAACTTATCTGGGATTGATGATCCCCGACATGCCAAACCTGTTCATGGCATACGGTCCACAGGCACCGACGTCGTTCGCGAACGGTCCGCCCATCATCGAGATCCAGGTCGATCTCATTGCACAGATGATTCAGAAGTGCCAGGCGGAGCAGTTGTCTTCGATATCTACCGGCGACGCAGCAGCCGAATTGTGGGCGCAGGAAGTCCGCGATACTGGTAACAAAACGCTCTATCCGACGGCCGACTCGTGGTACATGGGAGCGAATATTCCAGGAAAGCCACGCGAGATGCTGCTGTATCTTGGCGGGATGGACACGTATGCACAGAAGTGTCGTGTGGCGATCGATTCTTGGACCGGCTTTATAACAGCAAGGAAAGAGCAAAAGGCCGTTCGCGCCTCTCTCTGAAGTAAGAGGCATCGAGATCACTTTGCGTTCGGCCTAGTGCACGGTACATCGTTGAATGTACGCTCAGAACATGCGCTCGCTGCCAAGGGATACAGCAGACCCTATATCTTCACACCTCTGTTCAGCACTCTGTATTCTTCGGGAACCTCGATGCGTGGCTCAAAACTTCGATCACAATAAGCCGCAAATCATAGCATATCTCTGTCGTCTCTTTCTGATTAAAACCAACTCTGTTCGAAACGCTCGGCTACTTGGAATTGGATGACCTTCGACAACTGTTCGCTGGTTTTCTCAAACCAGATCCTTATGCGTGAGGTCTCGCTCCCAGATGAGAACTCAGAAAGACTGGATTCGAAGCGAAAAAGACTGGATTCGAAGCGAAGCCGTAGTGATGCTGAGGAATCTTATCTAGGACTGTCACACCTTAGCAAGCTTGACAAAATCCACAAGCCAAGGAGCAAATCGTACGCAAGTCCCAATACACCCGTCGATACAAGCGCTTTTGGGGCGCCCAGTGAATTCTCCCTCAGGCGGCACTGAACCAGGATATTGAGTCGTGCAACGCTCGTGGCAGTCTTCGTAGGTCATGACTCTTTGATATGGCCCACAATCTGCCACAGCGAAGCTGCAGAGAAATGCGATGATGGTTGTGATGGCTGTGAGTTGCTTCATATTGATGTTGACTTCGAGGTGAGGGGTTGTGAGGCTGGACTTCTGGGAAGTACAATATGGCGCACAGACTTTTTGAGAGGGAAGAGTCGTATCACCAAGGGAGACGGAGCAGTACTCTGTTGTTGCTATCAAGCGTCCAAAGTGACTATAGCCTGTGCCTTGGCACAATCACTCCTTGGTGGGTAAATCGAGGGATCAGTAATCATATTACGTGTGGTTGACGAAAGGAGTAAGCAATAGCACGACTGGCTCGATCGAATGTCTGACCAGATATAGACGGACTGTGAACCGGCTATGAGCTACGAACTCCGACCGATCAAAGGCCACAGATCTCATTTCCGAGGGAGCACCATCATCTTCAAGGCATGGACTTCTATTCCTGTTTCACAACAACGATCTTACTCTTCGCCGCCAGATCCCCGGCCAGTTGTTTCATAGGCACATTTGCCATGATTTCGAACACACTGACCTCGACCAGCATTTGTTTCGCAATCCAATTCCGGACCTCGACGGCGACCAAACTGTCAACGCCGTAGGCACTTAGAGGCTTGTTGACATCAACATCGGCTGCTGGGATCATCATTAATCTTGCCAGTCGTTCAGCCATGGCATTGCTGATCAGTTCAACAGCGGTACTGAGATCGGCACAGCGTGACAGCTCATCTTTCAGTTCCGTTGCCGAGGAACTGGTTGAAGATTTGCCGCCATGAAGGTTTCTCAAACCAGCGAAGCGATTGTCGTCCATCCAGTACCATTGAGATGAGTACTCGTTGTACGGCAGACCACACATAACTTGCGCAGGATGAGCATCACTACCCTCGATGGCAGTGGCGATGAGGCCATGCAGGTCGGAGTTGTGCATGACTTTCAAACCCATTGCTTTGACGTGGTCGACATATTGGTCGTTGTCGGCAACGAAGCCAACTGACAACAGGTATCCGATGTCGATCGTCATTGCTCGCAGGCCAAGGGATCGACGGTAAGACGCGAAGTAGTCTTGGAAGATATTGCCGCATCCGTAGTTGCCTTGTCCTCGGTGGCCCATGACACCagcgagagaagagagcaTGACAAAGAAGTCCAGTTCCTGTGGCAGAAGATCGTGCAAGTTCCAAGTGCCGTGTACCTTGGGTCCAACAGTAATGCGTAGATCGTCCACTGTCATGCTGTCGAAGAGTGTATCCTTGAGGACCATTGCTCCAGTCACACAACCTCGAATTGGAGGCAGATTGCTGATGTCGTTGAGCACCGCCTGCAGTGCCGCACGGTTGCCCACATCACAGTCGAATGCGATGGCATTCGTGCTGTAAGTATTTCGCAAGTCTTCCACGTAGGCCTTATTCTCAGCGCCAGATGCCGCAGAACGAGAAAGAAAGACAAGATTTTTGGCACCTTTCTCAGCCAGCCAACGCCCAATCTCCCGACCAATACCGCCAAGACCGGCAACAATGTATGTGGCATCCTCGACAATGTCGACCTTCGGTGTACGTGGGACAGCAGGTACCACATCGGCATCGTCGACACGCAGCACCACTTTACCCATGTGCTTGCCAGTCTGCATATACCGGAAAGCCTTCTCCACTTCCGAGAAAGTGAACTGCTGAATCGGCTGAACAGGTCGAAGAGCGCCTGCGTTGATCAATTTCGACACATCATCCCACAGCTTTACCGCTCGTGGCGTAGGATTATTCTCGAAGTCCAGCAGGTTGACGCCGATATAGGACTTGTTCTCCAAGAAAGGTTGCATGTCCAGCCCGGTGTTGGCAAACAAGTCAGCCTTGCCGATCTCCAGGAAACGGCCAAACTTGGCAAGACAGTGCCAGGACTGTCGCAGAGCTTCGCCAGCGAGCGAGTTGAGGACGACGTCTACGCCCTTGTTCTGTGTCATGCGCTTGATACCTTTGGCGAAGCTTAGATCACGGCTGCTGAAGATGTGGTCTTCTGCGATGTTGTATTGCTTCATGATGAGttgtttcttctcctcggatCCCACTGTAGCGAAGATTTCGGCGCCGATGTGTTGAGCAAGAATGATCGCAGCCTGGCCAACGCCTCCAGCTGCGGCGTGAATGAGAATACTCTCGTCGCGCTGCAATTGCCCTGCGATAACCAGAGCGTAGTAGGCCGTGAGGAAAATCAGTGGCATCGACGCCGCTTCTTCAAAGCTCATGCCTTCGGGCATCGGAATGGCACCCTTCGCTGGGAAGCGTACAAAAGTGGCGAAGGTGTCACAGCTTGCCGTCATCACTCGATCGCCAGGCTTGAAAGCTGTGCTGGCAGAGCCGACCCGAGTGACAACACCGGCGACGTCCACACCAAGTTTCTTCTCGTTGAGGTTGCCGAGAGCGACGAGGACATCTTTGAAGTTGAGACCAACTGCCTTAACCTCGATCTCGATCCAGTCGTCCTGAAGTGGCGTATGGTAAGTCTCGTCCTCTTGCCAGCGGAATGTGTCCAAGAGACCAGGAGTCTGTGTGGTGTCAGTAAGCCATGGACATAGATATAGAATTGTCTGGAATTGTACTTACCTTGATGGTCAACTTGAGCGGGCGACCACACTTTGTGAACGACGTGGGCTCCGGCTCTCCTTTCGCTTCATACTTACGAAGCGAAGCGTCGACGTCGAGCGTGCGCTCAACACGAGGTAGATAGACCAAAGAGCCGCGAGCTGCATACTCACCATCTGTAGTCTCCCCACGACTGTGAAATCTAGCCACCTTGGTAATAGCAAGAGCAGAATCTGCTGCGTTGAAGTGCTCATGCGTGTCAATGTCCAATGTGGCAAGACGGGTACCTGCGTTCTCGTTGCGGATTGCACGAGCAAGACCGACCATGAGTGATTGATGTGGCTCGAGGCAGTCCATTGCTGCACCGCCAGTGACCCACAGAGTGCCAGCTGAGCTCTGCATAAGCTGACGTAAAGTGGTCCAGTCGTCCTCTGAGATGTTGGCGAGGATGGGTTTCTGCCACTCTGCCAGACAGATGCAGTATCTGTCTTTGACGTCCTGGACGCTGAAATTTGGCCACTCGAGGATGTTGGAGTCGGACTTCTCGGCCTTCACAGCGCTGGCAATCGCATCAGCCAACTTAACAGAAGCAGAATCTGCGGTGCGAATGATCGCAAACTCTGCGCGCTCCTGCTCAGCACCGGCAGCCGCCTTCGTAGACACAATCAAAGAGACCGGCTCCTTTGAACCTTCCCGATCACCTCTAACATCGAGATCAACACCAGAATATCCAGCTTGCTTCAGCGCAGCGTCCCACTCCGGAACATCAAGCAGCGGACCTCCAGTGCgaccatcatcctcgcccaGCCACCACCCCGGCAAAGGACCCATGATGAAACCACAGAAGATACGCTTTATAGTGACCTCGGAAAGTACGAGCTGACCACCGGGCTTGAGCAGCATCTTGCAGTGATTCAAAGTCTCCTGTATGC comes from the Cercospora beticola chromosome 4, complete sequence genome and includes:
- a CDS encoding uncharacterized protein (SMCOG1092:hypothetical protein~antiSMASH:Cluster_4) translates to MPTIENTELQDAHLRNGKKCIQSDVLIIGGGFGGAYGLWKMRKLGFQTKLLEAGKEFGGTWHWNSYPGARVDSEMPYYSLSIPEVWKTWNWKERFPGHDELKAYFRHVDKTLDLSKDAFFNSVATSIKREDGLWVVQTRDDRVFRSTYLILATGSSYKKHLPAFPGLDNYGREVIHAADWPIDGLDVKGKKVGVVGNGATGVQLVQELGKQDCDLTVLIRTPIHALPMRQRRFTIEEQESTKLAYPYLFEGAQNSRAGFPFRGQTKSFWEATVEEREAIMEEGWNRGGFAFNQTTYRDFIWDRGANKEFYNFWAKKVRQRVTDPVKAQIVAPIPQQALFATKRPSLEQDYYDIINRSNVTLVDLKATPIERFSERGIVAGRKLHELDLLVLATGYDAVTGSLLNMGLKDENGVPLENKWKDGVRTYLGLMIPDMPNLFMAYGPQAPTSFANGPPIIEIQVDLIAQMIQKCQAEQLSSISTGDAAAELWAQEVRDTGNKTLYPTADSWYMGANIPGKPREMLLYLGGMDTYAQKCRVAIDSWTGFITARKEQKAVRASL